A genomic region of Bradyrhizobium sp. ORS 278 contains the following coding sequences:
- a CDS encoding PilZ domain-containing protein, translating into MLANRRKSERRLCRRIAKIHCGNGSLPRDCTVTDISDGGVKVVAEFVEIPQQFTIVFAPDHQRKCRLAWRIGCEFGAEFID; encoded by the coding sequence ATGTTGGCGAACCGTCGTAAGAGCGAACGTCGGCTGTGCAGGCGGATCGCGAAGATCCATTGCGGCAATGGCAGCCTGCCGCGGGACTGTACGGTCACGGATATTTCCGACGGCGGCGTCAAGGTGGTTGCCGAATTCGTCGAGATTCCCCAGCAGTTCACCATCGTGTTCGCGCCCGACCATCAGCGCAAATGCCGTCTCGCCTGGCGGATCGGCTGCGAGTTCGGCGCCGAATTCATCGATTGA
- a CDS encoding FAD-binding monooxygenase encodes MQFHLNGFQPGDPEIFDTAERVASSGAAGALPSEVDVLIVGCGPAGLNLAAQLSAFPDITTAIVEQKPGRLLLGQADGIACRTMEMFQAYGFAERVLKEACWINETTFWKPAEANTAQIARSGRVQDVEDGLSEMPHVVLNQARVHDFFLDVMRHSAAKMQPYYARRLRDLTIDEAAPAGAHGVSVSFDRIDAAHEGQVETVRARYVVGCDGARSVVRKAIGRELHGDSANHAWGVMDVLAVTDFPDIRFKSLIQSPKDGSLLVIPREGGYLVRLYVELAKLEVGERVAGRNITVEEVIAKAQRILAPYTLEVKEVAWWSVYEIGQRITDKFDDVPEAEVATRLPRVFIAGDACHTHSPKAGQGMNVSMQDTFNLGWKLAAVLGKRCAPELLHSYSAERKAIAQELIDFDREWSGILASAAKQGGADAAKTQDYFVRHGRYTAGTATQYRPSLLTGDDTFQQLAAGFVIGKRFHSAPVIRLGDAKRVQLGHVVQADGRFRLFAFAGAEDPTAQVSAIRRLCDFLSDNAASPLRRYTPAGADIDSVIDLRAVFQQGHRELALEEMPSLLLPRKGRYGLVDYEKMFCSDLKSGQDIFAMRGIDREGGCLVIVRPDQYVADIMPLDDVGRLSAYFDGFLLAAGSR; translated from the coding sequence GTGCAATTTCATCTCAACGGCTTTCAGCCGGGCGACCCTGAGATTTTCGATACGGCGGAGCGCGTGGCAAGCTCCGGCGCGGCAGGCGCGCTGCCCTCGGAGGTCGACGTCCTCATCGTCGGCTGCGGCCCGGCGGGATTGAATCTCGCGGCCCAGCTGTCGGCTTTTCCGGACATCACAACCGCTATCGTCGAGCAGAAGCCGGGCCGCCTGCTGCTCGGCCAGGCCGACGGCATCGCCTGCCGGACGATGGAGATGTTCCAGGCCTACGGCTTCGCCGAGAGGGTGCTGAAGGAGGCCTGCTGGATCAACGAGACCACGTTCTGGAAGCCCGCTGAGGCGAACACCGCGCAGATCGCGCGCAGCGGCCGCGTGCAGGACGTCGAGGATGGCCTGTCCGAGATGCCGCATGTCGTGCTCAACCAGGCCCGCGTGCACGATTTTTTCCTCGACGTCATGCGACACTCGGCGGCGAAGATGCAGCCGTACTACGCGCGGCGCCTGCGCGATCTCACGATTGATGAAGCCGCGCCGGCCGGCGCGCACGGTGTCAGCGTGAGCTTCGACCGCATCGATGCCGCGCATGAGGGGCAGGTCGAAACGGTGCGCGCGCGCTACGTCGTCGGCTGCGACGGCGCCCGCAGCGTGGTGCGCAAGGCGATCGGCCGCGAGCTGCATGGCGATTCCGCCAACCACGCCTGGGGCGTGATGGACGTGCTCGCGGTCACCGATTTCCCCGACATCCGTTTCAAGTCGCTGATCCAGTCGCCCAAGGACGGCAGCCTGCTGGTGATCCCGCGCGAGGGCGGCTATCTGGTGCGGCTGTATGTCGAGCTCGCCAAGCTCGAGGTCGGCGAGCGTGTCGCCGGCCGCAACATCACCGTCGAGGAGGTGATCGCCAAGGCGCAGCGCATTCTCGCGCCTTATACGCTGGAGGTGAAGGAGGTCGCGTGGTGGTCGGTCTACGAGATCGGGCAGCGCATCACCGACAAGTTCGACGACGTGCCGGAGGCGGAGGTCGCCACAAGGCTGCCGCGCGTGTTCATCGCCGGCGACGCCTGCCACACCCACAGCCCCAAGGCGGGGCAGGGCATGAACGTGTCGATGCAGGACACCTTCAATCTCGGCTGGAAGCTCGCCGCCGTGCTGGGCAAGCGCTGCGCGCCCGAGCTGCTGCACAGCTACTCGGCCGAACGCAAGGCGATCGCGCAGGAGCTGATCGATTTCGATCGTGAATGGTCGGGGATCCTCGCCTCCGCCGCCAAGCAGGGCGGTGCGGATGCGGCCAAGACGCAGGACTATTTCGTCCGCCACGGCCGCTACACCGCCGGTACCGCCACGCAGTACCGGCCCTCGCTGCTGACCGGCGACGACACCTTCCAGCAGCTCGCCGCCGGCTTCGTCATCGGCAAGCGGTTCCACTCAGCACCCGTGATTCGCCTCGGCGACGCCAAGCGGGTGCAACTCGGTCACGTGGTCCAGGCCGACGGCCGCTTCCGCCTGTTCGCCTTCGCCGGCGCCGAGGACCCCACGGCTCAAGTGTCCGCCATCCGCCGCCTGTGTGATTTCCTCAGTGACAACGCGGCCTCGCCGCTGCGGCGCTACACGCCTGCCGGCGCCGACATCGATTCCGTGATCGACCTTCGCGCCGTATTCCAGCAGGGCCATCGCGAGCTCGCTCTGGAGGAGATGCCGTCGCTGCTGCTGCCGCGGAAGGGCCGCTACGGCCTCGTCGATTACGAGAAGATGTTCTGCTCCGATCTGAAGAGCGGGCAGGACATCTTTGCGATGCGCGGCATCGATCGTGAGGGCGGCTGCCTCGTGATCGTGCGGCCTGACCAGTATGTCGCCGACATCATGCCGCTCGACGATGTCGGGCGGCTGTCGGCCTATTTCGACGGTTTCTTGCTGGCGGCCGGCTCAAGGTAA
- a CDS encoding MarR family winged helix-turn-helix transcriptional regulator, translating into MPGHLARRFQQIAVAVFLAEVGAAGFDLTPVQYAALAAIAANPAIDQITLAGLIAYDRTTITGVIDRLAQKGLVVRQASLRDRRARELLITADGQRTLDAITPAVEAAQRLMVRGLTGAEAKELTRLLRKVIAAGNELSRAPLRDGTTGR; encoded by the coding sequence ATGCCGGGACACCTGGCGCGCCGGTTCCAGCAGATCGCGGTGGCGGTGTTTCTTGCGGAGGTCGGCGCGGCCGGCTTCGACCTGACGCCGGTGCAATATGCGGCGCTGGCGGCCATCGCGGCCAATCCCGCGATCGACCAGATCACCCTCGCCGGCCTGATCGCCTATGACCGCACCACGATCACCGGCGTCATCGACCGCCTTGCGCAGAAGGGTTTGGTGGTTCGTCAGGCGAGCCTGCGCGACCGCCGCGCGCGCGAGCTGCTGATCACCGCGGACGGACAGCGGACACTGGACGCGATCACGCCGGCCGTCGAGGCGGCGCAGCGTCTGATGGTGCGTGGTCTGACGGGGGCCGAGGCCAAAGAGCTCACCCGCCTGCTGCGAAAAGTCATCGCCGCCGGCAACGAGCTCAGCCGCGCGCCGCTGCGCGATGGGACGACGGGTCGGTGA
- a CDS encoding tetratricopeptide repeat protein produces MRPRPSYSRPVLRPAAFALSFTVVLFGLGACQTTDLGDITGALGGKSEKPGAAASDPRAEVDQLRERFRATPNDPDLALRYGSALRATGQRSQAVAVLEQATIANPGNRALLAAYGRALADNGNFQQAFDVLSRAHSPEDPDWRILSAQGAALDQMGRNEEARQYYATALKIAPDDPSVLSNLGLSYALSNELPKAEEQLRKAAANPDASPRVRTNLAVIVGLQGRMSEAESIARAALPPEQASANVAYVRKILVRRQVAQRELSPRQDRPVAGQPDKALAKALSRSDD; encoded by the coding sequence ATGCGTCCACGGCCCTCTTACTCTCGTCCTGTGTTGCGGCCGGCTGCGTTCGCGCTGTCCTTCACCGTCGTGCTGTTCGGCCTCGGTGCCTGCCAGACCACCGACCTCGGCGACATCACCGGCGCGCTCGGCGGCAAGTCCGAAAAGCCGGGCGCCGCCGCCTCTGATCCGCGCGCCGAGGTCGATCAGCTGCGCGAGCGCTTTCGCGCCACCCCGAACGATCCCGACCTCGCTTTGCGTTACGGCAGCGCGCTGCGCGCTACCGGTCAACGCTCGCAGGCCGTCGCCGTGCTGGAGCAGGCGACCATCGCCAATCCGGGCAACCGGGCGCTGCTCGCGGCCTATGGCCGCGCGCTCGCCGACAACGGCAATTTCCAGCAGGCCTTCGACGTGCTGAGCCGGGCGCATTCGCCGGAGGATCCCGACTGGCGCATCCTCTCGGCGCAGGGCGCCGCGCTCGACCAGATGGGGCGCAACGAGGAGGCGCGGCAATACTACGCGACCGCGCTGAAGATCGCGCCCGACGATCCTTCGGTGCTGTCCAATCTCGGCCTGTCCTACGCGCTCTCCAACGAGCTGCCGAAGGCCGAGGAGCAGCTGCGCAAGGCGGCCGCCAATCCCGACGCCAGCCCGCGCGTGCGCACCAATCTCGCCGTCATCGTCGGGCTGCAGGGCCGCATGAGCGAGGCGGAGAGCATCGCGCGCGCGGCACTGCCGCCGGAGCAGGCCAGCGCCAACGTCGCCTATGTGAGGAAGATCCTGGTGCGCCGGCAGGTCGCGCAGCGCGAGCTGTCGCCGCGGCAGGACCGGCCCGTCGCGGGCCAGCCGGACAAGGCGCTGGCAAAAGCGCTGAGCCGCTCCGACGACTGA